The genomic segment TTGGTACCATGAAGAACCAGGTGATGAGGGCGGCGTTGCGCACGGTCCGCAGGCTGCTGTCGCTGATGTCCGGCTGGACCTCCAGGAAGAAGAGCAGGCCCTCGTTGACGATGTTGGGGACCCAGCTGGGGGTCGCGGcccgagggggaggaggggagggtaaaCTCAGGGGAGCTCCACGTGAGAACATGAACAGAGATCGGACCAACGCCGCCACTCACCAGACGCTGAAGACCAGCATTATCTTGAAGAAGCGTATTTTGATCTCGGTGGCGAGCCGCCTCTCGTTCTCCGTGTAGATGCCCTGTCGGCCCTTCAGGAGCGACGTGACTGAAGGAGAGAACACAAAGATAGTGAGGATAAGATGCCACACGATGGCAAGTTCTATTTTTAAATGCACGGATGTACAACAAAAAAAGTGTGTGCATTGAGTGACCGTAGAGTAGAGATCTTTATTCTCCCCGAGGAGGAAATTCATATTTCAAATGAGTCAATAAACAAAGGCCAACCATTGAAACGTTAAACATATGAATTCGGACAACATAGAATCAATAAATCTAGAACTAGATCCAAACCACAGCAGTCTCACGAACCCTCCGCTCCACATTAACACCACAGCCTCGGGGCTGCAGCAACGATCAGACATGTTCTTGCCCCGACCACGAGGTGCCCCTAcacatgacctctgaccctgagcCCAGCGGGGGGGTCTGACCTGCGGAGGTGGTCCGGATGAAGAAGATGGGGTTGGCGATGAGCACCAGCAGCATGGGGGCGTAGGTGGTGACGTAGTGCGGGATGGCGTGCTGCAGGCCGCTCTCACAGCTGGGAGCACAAGGTgaagagacgcagagagaagGTCACGACATCAGCTGAGGGTTCAACGCTCGGACCACGGCGTTCAGGGAGAGGTGAACGTGAATCAGGAAGTCATTCAGGACCTTGTGAGTGACAGGACCCCTGttccaccaccagggggcgatTGGTCAGCCCTGACAGGAAGTTTTTAAATCGAGCCTCTAGTGACATCATAGAGGGGCGTGTCCACAGGAGATCCACACATGGTCATAAAGATGAGGGCCCTTtaaagctttttattttttttaattgttcatCAGATTGAGCTTAGTTTGTCCAAAACTAGTCCCTCTCGAATTAACTTCAACATGAGTCATACGGCTATAGTCGGACCCATCACTCCGTCATGATGATGGTatgaaagattaaaaaaaaaaaaaggcgcaaATCTGATCGTTCATGAACAGATGTTAGGAACCTCCGTCGTTCGGACCCCGATCACATGACCTCATGGAAACAAAAACACTGCAGGAACCGAccggaggaggcggtggtggggtgaccgggtttgtgtgtgtgtgtgtgtgtgtgtgtgtgtcttactctGAGATGGAGGGGTAGTAGAGCATGGCAACACCTTCAGCACACAGCAGCAGGGCCAGCCCCCATGTGATCATGTGGTACAGGATGATGGTGctgcgggggggagggagggggggagacgggtcaTGAGACCTGGCTGTGGACTCACAAGCCTGACGGGGCTCTCGGCTCCTGGCACGAGCGACCCGCACGGGACCGGCCGGCAGCCAATCCCACGGAGGGAGCAATGATCAATGGAATAGATCGTTTCAGAATAGAAGAGTAGAACTTGTGAGATTTTGTTGTGAAAAACTGTAAAAGTGTACACAATGGtaaatgtgtttatgtttcgctttcctaaccagtagccactcaaagcactttacaatgcTGCCCGaccttcacccattcatgcacaacTTCACCCACCGaaggcggagtcagccacgcagggcgacagccagctcgtcatgAGCAGTTAGgatgaggtgtctcgctcagggacacctcggcactcttTCTCTAGAACAGAAATGACTCTGTGGGCCTGCGCTATGTGGCTTCGTGCTATTCGGTAATGCAAAGGGAATTGTTGGCTAATTCCTCCCCACAAAAAGAGAACAACCCCAGGGGAGGGTCCGAGCATGGAGAGGGGAAtcccattcaaatatattctTCCTGAAACTGACGACATTTTGGTGTTTCTGGATGCACTTTCTCTTTCACAGTTTCTCCTTTGTTTCACATTTACGTTTCAAACACACTTCCATTTTCTCGATTTTAGTCTAGCTTTCAATATTGAAACTTGCTCAGGGTAAAGTAGAGTACCCCCTGCAGTAGTCCAAAGTGCCTCTGGGGATACAGGGACCCCAAATATATTTGACAACCACTGCTCTAGGTGACCATGATTCCTCCTAGTGTCTCTGGAGTTGTGCGCTGGGACGCCCTTCAGAGAGAGACGATGGAGGCTGTTCCTACtgaagcaggaggagcaggaggagaagaagcagaCGTGGTACCTGATCCCCGCGGAGGTCTTCACCACCAGGAACACGTCCACGGCGTAGCAGAAGGTCCACCAGAAGGAGGCGCTGAAGAACAGCTGGATCCACATCTGCACCGCACAACGGAAAGAGGGGCGTCAACACTTCCTGCTTCAGCGGCACTCGGGCCGacaggtaaacaacaacaacacgcaAGGCGAGTAAACAACAGAACGTCCTCAACAAGATGGCGGAGGCTGTGGAGGACGCCGTGTTGCTCTATCTTCTAGATTGGTTCCTTCAGCTCTTGTGGCCTGTGGTGTAACACCGACATGTGTGAGATGTTCCTTAATACCACTGGGGAGCCATATGTACGTAAACAGGAGCATCTCTAGCGTAGACACAGTTCTCTCAGAATCAGAAACACTTTTATTGcatcttattgtacaagtacacaagagtacctttcttaggcttggttccttaacagccacatagcagcaacaatagaaataaagtaaataagaGTAAAAATAAGTAATAATATAAGTAGCAGAAGTCGTGGTGCAAGCCACAGTCGATTCTAGTGCAAAAATGTTGTGCAAATTACAGaaatatgtgtttaaataaTCTGTATTCAGGGCTGATTGGTTATAAGCGAGATCCAGCAGTCTCATCGTTTCACCACCAGTTGTTTCACCGGAAGAGTGAGTGAAATATCAAAGGCTATTTATACGATTCATTTGTCTTGTGTTGTGCTTGTGGGAAGTCAGGTGGGAAGGAAATTTTCTTTTGTAAATGTcacgcatcacacacacgcatacaaacatctacacacactgacacacaaacagatataaactgacacatacagacacacactgacacatactgacacacacacacactgatacacacaaagacacacacacacacacacacacacacacacacacacacacacacacacacacacacacacacagacacacacacacacagacacacacagacgtaccgCACTGCCCACACAGAAGACCTCCGGCCAGACATCGCCGCTGTTGTTGGCGGAGATCTTCTCCACGACGTTGGGAAGGCCGAGCCAGATGGACGACCGCACCACgatgcctggggggggggggggggcggggaagaACGAAGAACCCGGTTAACCACCACAGATGGAGGCATGGCGTCCCTAACCCTAGTCTAGAAGTGTACCCCCATTATCTTCTCCGCGTGGACCATCCAtaccctttattttctatcctGGCTATGTACTGTGGGCTCATGTTTTTTATAGAGGTGGGATATGTAtagatgtgttgtgtgtctgtatgctggCTGCTGGAACGCCTACATTTCCCTTCTGGGATGAATAGAGTATACCTTatctttatcttatcttatcttctcCATCATGAGGGGAGCTCTTTGGGGGGATAGGCGTGCCATAATATCCAGCTTTGAGACTGTAAGCGCTTTACAAATCGTCTTGACTTCCTGCAGTGGGGGTCAGTTGAAAAACAAAGCACGCTTTCAATTAACACCTAATTAAAGGGAAGGGTTTTAGCTCTGGCTGGATTGTAAAGCGCTCCGTTAATTGGATTGTGTAATGGGGTACTTTTAATTGAAGGGGGAGGTAATGGAAACACTAAAGGTCTACAGTTTTCTTTTACGAGTGTAGTTTAGGTTCTTCCTCTAAATAGCCAGCTGCTGCACCCGGGCTCGGAGAATAGTTAGAGGAGTATAAAAGCGTAGCGTGGTACGGGCCACATGTTGGCTTGGCCTTTAGTTCGCCTGGGCTTTAGTTACCCAACTTACTTCTCCAAACACATCGCTCGGTGCTGGAACATTTCATCACAATGACTGGTTCAGGTTCAATCACAAAGAGATGTCAATGAATAGGCTGTTCTTATTCAATCAAGGTTTTTCATTTACATATTTGGTTGGACTTTATAATAACGGGGACGCTTATTACATAATCCTGTTCGTTGAACTTGAACTTCATCCACCTCCATTTGTGATTAGAGCACGTTGTTGGACGACAGGCGAAGTCATCACAAAGCAAGTCCACTTTAGAGAGAATAAAGAGCTGAGGAGTGCTTTTATTCAAATGTCCCTAGAGACTCACTCTGATGGTCTCAATACAATACAGGGCCGATTAACGACTACTTCATTCTACAGAcgcatacaaaaaaaacattattttttttagactGAATTAATGTGGTCAATGCAAAATAAGGGGTTAGCCTTAATCCAGAAGTTCCTGCGCATTGCGCAATAAAGACGTGGACATCGTCGCGCAGCCTGTCTACACAACACGTGACGGTCAGGTCGTTGACGTCCGCCTACACGCCCACCCTGGTCCCCGGAGCGTCTCTGCTCACCTGTCTCTTACCTGTGCATCCCAGGATGTCGCAGAtgctgatgatgaagaggatccGGGAGGAGGACGCGGGCTTTGGGATGGGGTAGGGCCCGAGTCTGCGGTAACCCCTCCGCTTCGGGAGGATCTGCAGGATGGTGAAGATCAGACTGAGGCTCGCGCTGCCCACGCTCAGCGCGCTGAACAGCTGGGGCTGGAAGGAGACCACGAAGTCCGTGGCCGGGTCTCTGTTAGGACAGCAGAAGGTCTCCAGCCGCGGGGACGCCATCGGACTGGTACCGGGAGACCGGCAGAAGGCGTCAGAGGGGAAGGAAAGGAAAAGGGCGAAATGTGTGTGAGTCCATGGCCTGagtcaccagagagagagaggggaagcaCGGGTTTGGAGCATCATGTGCTTCtgtttaatcccccccccccaccacctcattCCCCCCAGTCATGGCTTAACCATGCAGGCCCATTCCTCAGAGGACCGACAAAGGCCTGTTGTTtgacaggaggggaggggatacGTCTTGTTTCATTGATGTTTGGTCAGGATCCATGTTTTAATATCTGACTAAACAGCGAAACCTGACTTAATTGGTTGCGCGGATATTCAATTAAGACTAAAGAAAGAATAAAGGAAGGTTGAGAATAGTCCAGTTTTCTCTGGACCAGGACCAAGTCCTAAATGTATAAATGGATCATTATGATCCGATTTGCACTGTTTTTCTGTAACGTGTTATTTGATCAGCATCATTTTCCATCCGATATGCCGTCAATAAAGCAAACATAAGGCTTCGTCCTGACGACCAGACGACTACTGGCCCCAGATCAGAGGCAAATTAAAGCTGATTTATACAGCAAACAAAACGTCAAGGTTTGTATTGATCCTCTTTTATTCAGCCGAAAGCATCCACTGGCTTTGAACAGCGGCCCCCACAGCCACGTCCAGCTCCCCAGGCCACCAGACAAAAGGTCGCTAAAGGATAACGTCTTGGCCGCGGGGTTCTGCGGCTGGTTCCTCTCCGTCTGCTCCTCTTCGGCGTCATCTGCTGGCCGAGGTGTGTCTGGCATGCCGGGAATGCACTGGAATTGAAATGCATGACCTGACATGCGAGGAGGAGGCAAACCATTTGAACACAACCCTAACATGATCAAGTCACAAGTCTCACTAACATTAATTCATTTACTTAATAATTCAGAcctgtttatgtatttattttgaactGAATGGTCCTCATAAACCACAGCCTAGATAATCGTATCTAGGGCAGGGATTTTTTGAATTTCCCATTTTCATTTCAACTGCTTTAACCTCCGGGAGGCTATTGACGTGATAATCACTAACCGGGCTGTTGACTCTGGCCTGACCAGCAGGTCAACATTGGAGAACTTCTTGTTCCAGGTCCTATCCAGTCAGGCCTGCAACGACAACCACCACaatacacccccccctcctctccctccttttccccctccccctcctcttcctccccctctcctctcctcactccctctcctccccctcctcttcctccccctctcctctcctcactccctcccctccccctccccctccccctcctcttcctccccctctcctctcctcactccctcccctcctcccccccctcctctccccccctgttCTCTCCCCCGGGCTGCAGGCTCTGTGTGTTCACGGGGCGGGTGTCCCGTTACAGACCTGTAGAACAGGAACCAGCCGCCCTGCAGCGGTCTGACGCCCCAGCCGGCGCACTGAGAGCACTTCCTGGCTGGCAGACCGGGGAAGGAAGTGACATCAGAAGGTCTGCTCCCACCTTCCActagcaacacacacagaggcacacgcagacacacagacacacacagacgcacacacgtataCAGATACAGACAAAtatacccacagacacacacatacacacacacacacagacgtacacagacacagacaaacatacacacagacgcacacgcggacacacacacacacacacacacacacacacacacacacacacacacacacacacacacacacacacacaccagagcgtGTAGGTGGAGGGTCTTGGAGCGGTCATGTCAGAGGGGAGCTGGGACCAGGAACATGGTGCGTTTCAGCGACCTGGACCCGTGGTGTTCTTCTCCAACCCTCTGATGAGTGGTGAGTCCAGTGGCTGGAACGCCTCTTACACGCtcaggcaggcacgcacacacacgcacatacacacacgcacatacacacacgctcatacacacacgctcatacacgcacacacacaaatatatctatatatctatactaTGTCTATGTATATGTGGATATGTATATTACTATGCTTGTGTATTTTCCCGAATTTTGAAttcctgtctacctgtctgtctgtttacctgtctgtctgtctccctgtctgtatacctgtctttctgtctgtctgtctacctgtctgtctaatGCACCACTTACTCCAAGTGCCAACACAACAATTATCTCGTTAATATGAAACTAACTACGTAACAATACCTCTCTATAGCCCTGCTATTGCTGTGATATATCTATATTTCTTTATCTTCACATCTCTAGCTCTGTAATATGTTTCTTCTacatctgcctctctctgtgaatgAACTCTATTTATCTCAGTGAAAGCCCTCTgtttatctgtctatctgtaaTATGTCTTTATTTAACCCTGTGTCTCTCATTTCTTTGAAAGGTCTATCTCTGTAGTCACTTTCTATATCACTGTAATGCATGTATTACATGTAATAAATGTATTGCAtgtaatacaaataatacatGTATTACATGTTATTCATGCAATACAtgtaataaatgtaatgtatgtggcggtgggtcaatagagggcgctagggcgccgccccaccgtgaaatattcacttgaatatatctgccaactaataatcgaaataaataaataactattatcaatacgaaataaatcaacaaaaatacatagcgtttatccttgtttaattgtgtgatatacttgtcaccagtggcgaagctagaccctatcgtttcgtcctcaaatctaatattcaaccttttttttttttacacaagcagtGAGAGAATGGATGCTGTACACTAATGAACAGGcacaaatgggctagtgaaatcaagtgcaaccttcctgcaggaatctctaacctctgattggtgggtgggcgtctcctgtttgacaaaaccaaaaaggcaGCACGAGcacacttaaaggcacccagtgcaactttatgtaaacattcaatgaaaaataaacattcaatttccagtcttttttacacgtagtaagtttcaataactccataccattacatatcgacattcaaggagcaaagatgagacgtcgttgtatggtgagaactgatagaaaatcgtaaacaacaacaatcgccggtggggagaagccatttttccattgactggaagcctgctttatttattgtaggttacaaaaaataaagaaaatggcggcattgttgttatcgattttgtatcagttctcaccacacaacgacgtctcatctttgctgcttaaatgtcggtatgtaatggtatggagttattgaaacctactacgtgtaaaaaagactagaaattgaatgtttatttttaagcctcgaaagttgcactgggtgcctttaacatagtttctgctgttttgactgtcaaaaaggcttgctagtctttatcagaaaatccacgatttccagcACTGTTATAACATGAgcagctaataataataataatcattttaaaaccttgacataatctgtcagatgactattaaatgacagttgaccacaaggcgattctatctatgcctcctcttgaattgcttcatgttttagtctgCAGGGgcttgtaatgctgcgtagcatgataagatgcaaggagcagaaaaagttgatatgggtgctaattttcagttgaaaaaaaacgctggcattattttatcagctgagggcatgttcattgccataacaacgtgagctaatcaacaagtacaacatgtcagaagttttataaaaatgtttgggtccctgaaagtgagacaaCGTAGTTTattgctcccgaaatagtggtatgtttctcatattattaatctagtacatgttgtaccaatgtgtttcaaaatatatggtcatttttgagtgaaacttacaattcaattcaaaaaaatgtatggggtctgtctattactgtgccccaccaacatttttgatcaccagccgccactcaTGCTATCTTGTCTCTGTGATGTCTGACTGGTTTCCATCTTGTCTCTGACTGGTCTCCATcttgtctctgtccgtctgtccccaGACGGTGCGTCCGACTGGTCTCCGGTCCACGATGCGTCTTTCAACGGCCGTCCCGTCGCTCTGCAGTCGCTGCTCAGCCAGGTGAGGCCGTGACCACACCCCCCGCTACCATGACCCCGCCCCTCCAacgaccccgccccctcccgcAACCCCGCCTCCCCCCGCAACCCTGCCCCCTTCCGTGACCCCGCCTCCTCCCGCGAacccgcccccctcccacaactccaccccctcccatgaccccaccacccctcccgcgacccctccccccatcccacccCCTCCCGCGACCCCAGCCCCCTCCTGTGGTGTAGACTGACTCTGACTCTGTGGTGATCTCCTCAGGGGGCGTGTGCTAACCTGGCCACGCTGGACCAGGTGTCGCCCCTCCTGGGGGCGTGTCAGCGGGGCCACGCCCTCTGCGCTCGCCTCCTGATCCAGAACGGAGCTCATGTCAGTAAGATCTGCTCACCATCACCAAACTCACCATTGGTTCCTTGCACGTGTATGGCCGGCCGTTTGGTCCTTTAAGGCGCTTAGCCTCCCTCGGCATATTACCGAGTCTTATCGTGAAAATGTAAATCTCACTACTCATAAAGTCTTAGCATTACAACTTTCATTCTTGCAAGTGAGAATGGACGCAGAGTGAAGCTAGACAATTTAAAGCGCAAACTGCCTGCCATACGTGTTTCTCATGTTTACTGGTCTAACCAGACCCTAGCATACATGTTTACTCTATCAGTGATGTAGTCAAACATGAACCCCATATACTGCAATCAATGGCTGTTCTGGCCTTGTGGACCACATCAATTATTGTTGGATTTAACTACATGGTGGAAGCGATTAGTTGGAGATTAACCCAAAATAatgcctgccacacacacacacacacacacacacacacacacacacacacacacacacacacacacacacacacacacacacacacacacacacacacacacacactctatcaaGTGTCTTtgtgtacacacatgcatagtcATGCAAGCTTGCATATTAACTATGAGACAAACCCCACCACTGTTTCTCTCAACATAACACACATGCTCAATCGCATGACCGTTTTGGATCACAGCATAATTTCCATACGCTTCTTGTACTAAATGAGTACAATGGCAACAACCTTGATATTACACTATACCTCCAGGCATGTTTCTTCCCAGATGTCCTATACATAACAGATAATAGACTGTAAGAGTTGATTTATATAGAATGTGACTAAAGCAAAGCTATCCCTGCCGGAAAACCTCAAATAATGATCCAGAAAGTGCCGCGGGAATAAATTAGACAGGCGAATCCACGAGGCAATCGATCGGAAAAAATAAGTTTGTGCAAATGATTCAGATTTAACTGTAACTACGATTCTAGCCACTAGGAGCAGCTCATGAGAAATGtacatagtgcagctttaactCCCCGACAGACCGCCCTGACAGACCGCCCTGTCTGACCGCCCTGTCTGACCGCCCTGTCTGACCTGCTGCTCCACAGGTGAACTCTGCCACGCTGGACGGATCAACCCCCCTATCAGAGGCCTGCGCTGGGGGTCACCTGACCTGCGTGTCACTGCTCCTGCAGCACGGGGCCACGCCCCTGGGACCgggtggccacgccccctcccccatACACATAGCCGCCGCCAAAGGTCAGAGATCACACATTCCTGCGTTCTGCACGACAACCTAAAATTAAATTGTGTCCTCAAAAGGTAGACTCCCCCCAGGGCTCATATGGGTGCTGATGACTCCTATGGGTGCTGATGACTCCCATGGGTGCTGATGACTCCCATGGGTGCTGATGACTCCCATGGGTGCTGATGACTCCCATGGGTGCTGATGACTCCCATGGGTGCTGATGACTCCCATGGGTGCTGATGACTCCTATGGGTGCTGATGACTCCTATGGGTGCTGCTTACTGCTGTGGGTGCTGATGACTTCTATGGGTGCTGATGACTCCTATGGGTGCTGATGACTGCTCTGTTGGTGCAGGTCACCGGGACTGCGTCTCCGTCCTGGTGGAGCACGGTGCTGACGTAGATCTGCACCGAGACCTCTCAGGCACGCCCCTCTGCGCCGCCGTGGCCAATCTGCACCTGAGTACCGTCAGGAGCCTCCTGCAGCAGGGtgaggctcccccccccccccccccccctgaaggcTGAATCAGTCAGACAGAATGAGGTGTGATGGTGCGATCCATCTGTATGGTACGCCCACCCTTACAAGTCGTAAGGTGAAAATCTCCCAGCTATCTTGCGGCATTTCATGGAGGCATGCCCCCTTTGGACTCGCTCTACTCTGTCTGCTTTCAGAACAACGAGTGGGAAGGTTGATGTtatgaccaaaagggggcgtgcctccgtgaaatgccgcaagacaGCTGGGAGATTTCACATCTTACGACTCGTACCGCTGGTcgtaccatacaaatggaaCGCACCATGAGGCTggatcagtcagtcagacacagTGTGAGGTGTGAGGCTGGGTCAGTCAGTAGCAGCTTTGTAGACTCAGCTCCGCTCACCCACTGATGGCTGTAAGATGATCCACACAAAGTGAAGGACAGAGATATTTCATTTTTATTGGATGCTGGTGTTGTTTGAATTATCATGATGGGACACTGAGAGACATTTTTACACCCCAACGACATACATCTTCTTCACTCAATCACGATCAAAGTCTATCAAAGATCAATCAACCAACAGATCCCTATCACAGTCAGTGTGGGAAACAGCTGCTTGTGAAACACTTCACAAATAAGTTTAAATATTTAGACACTCCTAAATGGTTTATAAGAGCTACAGAAGAAAAGCTTGATTTAAGCCTCCTCTAAAATAAGGCCAATACCTCTGAATTGATCTTACGTGCCTCACCACTACTGCCCTGCACTCTGCCGTCCCCTTCAGGCGCCAGTGTGAACAGCAGCCTGGACGGTGACTCCCCGCTGCACACGGCGGCCCGTCTGTCCAGCCCGGAGATGGTGTCTGTCCTGATGGAGCACGGGGCCGACTGCTCCGTCAGGAACCCACAGGGAAAACGGCCCGTTGACCTCGCGCCTCCCAATAGCCTGGCGGAGAGGATGCTGGGAAAATCAAGAGGTATCCATAGTAACATCTAAACGGcgctgctccgcctcctccatcccccAACCCAATCAAATAACCCAAGAATAACAACAACTTCTACTCCCACTTGGTGTCTGCCAGGAGTGCCGTGTCTAAAGCAGTTATGTCGGCTAAGCATCAGGAGGTTCCTGGACAAGGAGAGAATGGGTGCTATTTGTGGACTAGACATACCAGTAGAGTTGCGAGACTATCTTCTGTACCGGACAGCCCCCCCCCGGTCCTCCGCAGAGTGTGAGTCTGTCTGGCACTCAGCCGGCTCTCTCAGCGTCACCC from the Gadus macrocephalus chromosome 20, ASM3116895v1 genome contains:
- the gpr143 gene encoding G-protein coupled receptor 143 — protein: MASPRLETFCCPNRDPATDFVVSFQPQLFSALSVGSASLSLIFTILQILPKRRGYRRLGPYPIPKPASSSRILFIISICDILGCTGIVVRSSIWLGLPNVVEKISANNSGDVWPEVFCVGSAMWIQLFFSASFWWTFCYAVDVFLVVKTSAGISTIILYHMITWGLALLLCAEGVAMLYYPSISDCESGLQHAIPHYVTTYAPMLLVLIANPIFFIRTTSAVTSLLKGRQGIYTENERRLATEIKIRFFKIMLVFSVCWVPNIVNEGLLFFLEVQPDISDSSLRTVRNAALITWFFMGILNPMQAFLNTLAHRGWTGLDVDLSLQRRKERAWDSMSTSAPNGAGTGYNPMVGTLLFQSHIQEGNKNLAGNDLQPSDSMGAHSEGGSESSTVEIHMSSERQDFEDIDADAESLDNSVRN
- the LOC132448239 gene encoding ankyrin repeat and SOCS box protein 9-like: MSEGSWDQEHGAFQRPGPVVFFSNPLMSDGASDWSPVHDASFNGRPVALQSLLSQGACANLATLDQVSPLLGACQRGHALCARLLIQNGAHVNSATLDGSTPLSEACAGGHLTCVSLLLQHGATPLGPGGHAPSPIHIAAAKGHRDCVSVLVEHGADVDLHRDLSGTPLCAAVANLHLSTVRSLLQQGASVNSSLDGDSPLHTAARLSSPEMVSVLMEHGADCSVRNPQGKRPVDLAPPNSLAERMLGKSRGVPCLKQLCRLSIRRFLDKERMGAICGLDIPVELRDYLLYRTAPPRSSAECESVWHSAGSLSVTR